In the genome of Candidatus Binatia bacterium, one region contains:
- a CDS encoding Smr/MutS family protein yields MSRRENKSTMVPRNAATFAYRPFSVLKDLAAALAVSDGPKKRLAQPQPAEREASSGKGESSLSDLELFWREMAGVRRLWPEGTNLVERRGPTRVPRALTSEDAEVLAELADLVAGLAAFDVTLSDEYVEGIAGGLDLRLLQRLRRGEFAYQDYVDLHGLNVEQAKAKVEEFLSAAVRTGKRCVLIVHGRGKNSKDQVPVLKSRVTEWLARGRWSRMVLAFCSARPCDGGTGALYVLLRRRPRERGRVRVATGVKW; encoded by the coding sequence CGGCCGTTCTCCGTTTTGAAAGACTTGGCTGCTGCGCTGGCCGTGAGCGATGGCCCGAAGAAAAGACTTGCGCAGCCGCAACCTGCGGAGCGTGAGGCGTCGTCGGGTAAAGGCGAGAGCAGCTTGAGCGACCTCGAGCTGTTTTGGCGCGAAATGGCGGGAGTCAGGCGTCTCTGGCCGGAGGGGACGAACCTCGTCGAGCGCCGGGGGCCGACTCGGGTGCCGCGGGCACTGACCAGTGAGGATGCGGAAGTGCTTGCCGAGCTCGCGGATTTAGTTGCGGGACTGGCAGCGTTCGACGTCACGTTGTCGGACGAGTACGTGGAGGGAATCGCGGGCGGGCTCGACTTGCGTTTGCTCCAGCGGCTGCGACGTGGCGAGTTCGCTTATCAAGACTATGTCGACTTGCATGGTCTCAACGTGGAGCAGGCCAAGGCGAAGGTGGAAGAGTTTTTATCTGCCGCGGTGCGCACCGGGAAACGATGCGTCTTGATCGTCCACGGGCGGGGCAAGAATTCGAAGGACCAAGTGCCGGTACTGAAAAGCCGAGTGACCGAGTGGCTAGCCCGTGGGCGTTGGTCGCGCATGGTGCTCGCGTTTTGCAGTGCCCGACCGTGCGATGGCGGCACGGGTGCCCTGTACGTGTTGTTGCGCCGCCGACCACGGGAGCGCGGTCGAGTGCGCGTGGCCACTGGGGTGAAATGGTAA
- a CDS encoding pyridoxamine 5'-phosphate oxidase family protein, whose translation MRWRATILCAVGVVFGLTTVGRAQLLPQGLPLEVAEKLVEAKQIYVATQRQDGSRSEAAPVWFGIMEGAVWFTTSPDSHKGKRIRRGSPVFVSVQGKKGPFVRLRAEIVNDGDKAEALGKIYERKYWLAWLGFFRPSKERVQSGKVLLIRLTAEGGEEPQRGS comes from the coding sequence ATGAGATGGCGAGCAACCATCCTGTGCGCAGTGGGTGTCGTGTTCGGGCTGACGACTGTGGGGAGAGCTCAACTGCTACCCCAAGGATTGCCTCTTGAGGTTGCGGAAAAACTGGTAGAGGCCAAGCAAATTTACGTGGCCACCCAGCGCCAGGATGGGTCGCGGAGCGAGGCAGCTCCGGTGTGGTTTGGCATCATGGAGGGAGCCGTTTGGTTCACCACCAGTCCGGATAGCCACAAGGGCAAACGGATTCGGCGCGGCAGCCCGGTGTTCGTCTCCGTGCAGGGGAAGAAAGGCCCGTTTGTACGCTTGCGGGCGGAAATCGTTAACGATGGCGACAAAGCCGAGGCCCTCGGGAAAATCTACGAACGCAAGTACTGGTTGGCGTGGTTGGGCTTTTTCCGGCCGAGCAAGGAGCGAGTCCAGTCGGGCAAGGTGTTGCTCATCCGCCTGACCGCCGAGGGCGGCGAAGA